In Brachypodium distachyon strain Bd21 chromosome 2, Brachypodium_distachyon_v3.0, whole genome shotgun sequence, one genomic interval encodes:
- the LOC100845800 gene encoding uncharacterized protein LOC100845800 — translation MATLATRPDLLLVALKRSRPRTLRTRAAAAAPRVCRTPLPLKAARPRRVFLGLGVAFVDQLARMASGGVPSRSFVAAAWPKQGVSPVEQILKNVEWPDEFPFKPEDFSRFDESSDTLFYSAPRFVTHIDDQAIRALTKYYSQVLPPSNTPAVAILDMCSSWVSHYPPGYKQEKVVGMGMNEDELKKNTVLTEYVVQDLNLNPKLPFDDNTFDVITNVVSVDYLTKPMDIFKEMRRVLKPSGLAIMSFSNRCFWTKAISIWTSTGDADHAWIVGAYFHYAGGFEPPKAVDISPNPGQTDPMYIVFSRKQIA, via the exons ATGGCCACCCTCGCGACACGCCctgacctcctcctcgtcgctcTGAAACGGTCTCGCCCTAGAACGCTTCGcacccgtgccgccgccgccgccccacgTGTCTGCCGCACTCCCTTGCCACTGAAGgccgcgcggccgcggcgcgtcttcctcggcctcGGCGTTGCCTTCGTCGACCAGCTCGCACGTATGGCCTCCGGCGGCGTCCCGTCCCGCTCGTTCGTGGCCGCGGCGTGGCCAAAGCAGGGGGTTTCTCCGGTCGAACAG ATATTGAAGAATGTGGAGTGGCCAGACGAGTTCCCTTTCAAGCCCGAGGACTTCAGCCGCTTCGACGA GTCATCAGATACTCTGTTCTACTCTGCTCCCCGTTTTGTCACGCACATTGATGACCAAGCAATCAGGGCTCTCACGAAATACTACTCGCAAGTTCTTCCTCCAAGCAACACTCCAGCCGTGGCCATCCTGGACATGTGCAGTAGCTGG GTGAGCCATTATCCACCCGGGTACAAGCAAGAGAAGGTTGTAGGGATGGGTATGAATGAAGACGAGCTGAAAAAGAATACG GTTTTGACAGAATATGTTGTGCAAGACCTCAATCTGAATCCAAAGCTTCCTTTTGATGACAACACTTTTGATGTTATAACCAACGTG GTTAGTGTAGACTACTTGACAAAACCAATGGATATTTTCAAGGAGATGCGACGGGTACTTAAACCATCTGGGTTAGCTATCATGAG TTTTTCGAATCGCTGCTTTTGGACCAAAGCTATATCTATTTGGACATCAACTGGCGATGCTGATCATGCTTGGATAGTTGGTGCTTATTTCCATTACGCTGGAGGTTTTGAGCCCCCCAAG GCTGTTGATATATCCCCAAATCCAGGACAAACAGATCCGATGTATATTGTCTTCTCCAGAAAGCAAATAGcttaa